From a single Arthrobacter sp. SLBN-112 genomic region:
- a CDS encoding FAD-dependent monooxygenase, whose amino-acid sequence MSTFQNAKAAEIPEEARVLVSGGGPSGLFLALDFASRGVPSTVIDPRISVDPTRPRAKTTNARTMTHLRRLGLADALRKASPLPVDYAQDVIFCTGLTGPSAHELRRFRNAFQLVPGIYGPQPECGQQVPQPVLEEVLRAAVADNPLVTFVTGWAVQEVRGPGIAGIDAGLPGSGPDTGTRREAVTAPYAVVVSDAAGARRTIRADYVIGADGGSSAVRRSLGIRLEGGSAALSNISILFRSQSLASAVSLDPAVQYWVVGSETSGMVGPMDLADTWWAIVQGVDPAVTVTAADAAAMVRSLVGAEVDVDVVATDPWTARMLLAPEYSRGNVFLVGDAAHLNPPWGGHGFNTCIGDAANLAWKLAAVINGWAGPGLLASYGDERRPVAARTIRDAAENGKALAYHFADPDLALAGPAGDAARRAAHDALAVKQSEFDSLGLVLGYAYAGSPVVVPDGSSLPAEDPIRYVPSAGPGALLPHAWLPDGTSLYSQLGTGFTLLADAGALGGVPAATVFEPVLAAAARQGIPVTVAAVGPSAEGTALSALWGANAVLVRPDQHVAWRGGSAAAAADALAAAAGWARHAQDRFPEPSASLENTRSPRVDAVIP is encoded by the coding sequence ATGAGCACGTTCCAGAACGCCAAGGCCGCGGAGATCCCGGAGGAGGCGCGGGTCCTGGTTTCCGGCGGCGGCCCCAGTGGACTGTTCCTGGCCTTGGACTTCGCGTCCCGCGGCGTCCCCAGCACGGTCATTGACCCACGGATCAGCGTTGACCCCACCCGGCCCCGGGCCAAGACCACCAACGCCCGCACCATGACGCACCTGCGCCGGCTGGGCCTGGCCGATGCCCTCCGGAAGGCCTCGCCGCTGCCCGTGGACTATGCCCAGGACGTCATCTTCTGCACTGGACTGACCGGCCCTTCGGCCCATGAACTGCGCCGGTTCCGCAACGCGTTCCAGCTTGTGCCCGGCATCTACGGGCCGCAGCCGGAGTGCGGCCAGCAGGTCCCGCAGCCGGTCCTCGAGGAGGTGCTCCGCGCCGCCGTCGCGGACAACCCGCTGGTCACGTTCGTGACCGGGTGGGCCGTCCAGGAGGTCCGTGGGCCGGGCATTGCAGGAATCGACGCCGGCCTTCCCGGCTCTGGTCCTGACACCGGCACCCGTCGTGAGGCAGTCACGGCGCCGTACGCCGTCGTCGTCTCCGATGCCGCCGGCGCGCGCCGCACCATCCGCGCTGACTATGTGATTGGAGCCGACGGCGGGTCCTCCGCGGTGCGCCGCAGCCTGGGTATCCGCCTGGAGGGCGGCTCGGCAGCGCTGTCCAACATCAGCATCCTGTTCCGCTCGCAGTCACTGGCCTCCGCTGTTTCGCTGGATCCCGCCGTGCAGTACTGGGTGGTGGGATCGGAAACCTCGGGGATGGTGGGGCCTATGGACCTCGCCGACACCTGGTGGGCGATTGTCCAGGGCGTGGATCCCGCCGTCACCGTCACCGCGGCTGATGCTGCCGCCATGGTCCGATCGCTCGTAGGCGCTGAAGTGGACGTCGACGTGGTGGCTACCGATCCCTGGACGGCCCGCATGCTGCTGGCCCCGGAGTACAGCCGCGGGAACGTCTTCCTGGTAGGCGATGCCGCGCACCTGAACCCGCCGTGGGGCGGCCACGGCTTCAACACCTGCATCGGGGACGCCGCCAACCTGGCCTGGAAGCTCGCCGCCGTCATCAATGGCTGGGCCGGCCCCGGCCTCCTGGCCAGTTACGGGGATGAACGCCGGCCGGTGGCGGCCCGTACCATCCGCGACGCTGCGGAGAACGGCAAGGCCCTGGCCTACCACTTTGCTGACCCGGACCTTGCGCTCGCCGGCCCTGCCGGGGATGCCGCGCGGCGGGCCGCCCACGACGCCCTCGCCGTCAAGCAAAGCGAGTTTGATTCGCTGGGCCTGGTGCTCGGCTACGCCTACGCCGGCTCGCCCGTGGTGGTGCCGGACGGTTCCTCCCTCCCAGCGGAGGACCCCATCCGCTACGTCCCGTCCGCGGGCCCCGGTGCCCTGCTGCCGCACGCGTGGCTGCCGGACGGCACGTCACTGTACAGCCAGTTGGGAACCGGGTTCACGCTGCTGGCCGACGCCGGCGCGCTTGGCGGGGTGCCGGCGGCGACAGTCTTCGAGCCGGTGTTGGCGGCCGCTGCCCGGCAGGGCATCCCGGTGACCGTTGCCGCCGTCGGACCCTCCGCTGAAGGAACCGCGCTGTCGGCGCTGTGGGGCGCCAACGCCGTGCTGGTCCGTCCGGACCAGCACGTGGCCTGGCGGGGCGGCTCCGCCGCTGCCGCGGCTGATGCCCTTGCTGCCGCCGCGGGCTGGGCCAGGCATGCCCAGGATCGCTTTCCCGAACCATCAGCTTCCCTTGAGAACACCAGGAGTCCCCGTGTCGACGCCGTCATTCCGTGA
- a CDS encoding fumarylacetoacetate hydrolase family protein, with product MQFIGITHHGQPWAAALAGSRILPLAAVADFWADAEGWQDKAATMVAGTAQHDASDAGAWLERGTVTEVPLVPASARVICVGLNYKAHVAEGSFKDQELPPYPTLFARWTASLSVGNVPVPVPAGEAGLDWEGEVAAYIGRRVESADEATAADAVFGYSTFNDITSRKAQKLTSQWTLGKNGDFSGPMGPLVSRDDVGDLRDGLQVRTRVNGIEAQNGNTRDMIFSVPAIIALISQTFTLHPGDVIATGTPEGVGYARTPQWLLQPGDTVEVEIEKLGTLTTPVGDLSLRSRA from the coding sequence ATGCAGTTCATTGGCATCACGCACCACGGCCAACCTTGGGCGGCAGCGCTCGCCGGCTCCCGCATCCTCCCGCTCGCAGCCGTCGCCGATTTCTGGGCCGACGCGGAGGGTTGGCAGGACAAGGCAGCAACCATGGTGGCCGGCACGGCACAGCATGACGCGTCCGACGCCGGCGCCTGGCTGGAGCGCGGCACCGTCACCGAAGTGCCGCTGGTCCCGGCCTCCGCACGGGTCATCTGCGTGGGCCTGAACTACAAGGCGCACGTGGCCGAAGGCAGCTTCAAAGACCAGGAACTCCCGCCGTACCCCACCCTCTTTGCCCGCTGGACGGCGTCCCTGTCCGTGGGCAACGTCCCGGTTCCCGTTCCCGCAGGCGAGGCGGGGCTGGACTGGGAGGGCGAAGTGGCGGCGTACATCGGCCGCCGTGTGGAGTCCGCGGACGAGGCCACTGCTGCCGACGCCGTCTTTGGGTACTCCACCTTCAACGACATCACCTCCCGCAAGGCCCAGAAACTCACGTCGCAGTGGACCCTGGGGAAGAACGGCGACTTCAGCGGCCCCATGGGTCCACTGGTGAGCCGGGACGACGTGGGCGACCTGCGGGACGGGCTTCAGGTCCGCACCCGCGTCAACGGCATCGAAGCCCAGAACGGCAACACGCGGGACATGATCTTCTCTGTCCCGGCCATCATCGCGCTCATCAGCCAGACCTTCACGCTGCACCCCGGTGACGTCATTGCCACCGGTACCCCGGAAGGCGTGGGATACGCCCGCACCCCACAGTGGCTGCTGCAGCCCGGTGACACGGTCGAGGTGGAGATTGAAAAGCTTGGCACCCTGACCACGCCCGTGGGAGATCTTTCCCTCCGGAGCCGTGCCTGA
- a CDS encoding alpha/beta hydrolase fold domain-containing protein, translating into MKADAGSGPLPATQDRDGAAHMESTMTALRIQRGIEFARPQDAGPLLLDLYLPGAPAEGQGGRPAVIHFHGGGWRMGERSSLGPGVDSFGLSPIEQLAEAGFVVASADYRLTDVATFPAQLLDAKAAVRWLRTHAAEYGVDPRRIYAWGDSAGGHLAALLGLTAGAAEFAEPEGALEADGDDHVAGVVAWYPPTDLERMGEQARPDAVARANDPGSREALLLGAQPAAAPDKARAASPLSYVHPDAPPFLLIHGTADRFVPVEQSAGLAEALEGAGAAVELLLLEDADHMWQLPDGSSAAAGQAAAATIDFLCRQAKQH; encoded by the coding sequence ATGAAGGCGGACGCCGGTAGTGGTCCGCTCCCAGCTACCCAGGACAGAGACGGCGCGGCACACATGGAGTCAACGATGACGGCACTGCGGATCCAGCGGGGGATTGAGTTCGCCCGGCCACAGGATGCCGGGCCCCTGCTGCTGGACCTCTACCTTCCCGGCGCTCCCGCGGAAGGCCAGGGCGGCCGGCCAGCCGTGATCCATTTCCATGGGGGCGGCTGGCGGATGGGGGAGCGGTCCTCGCTGGGGCCGGGCGTGGACAGCTTTGGCCTGAGCCCCATCGAACAGCTGGCGGAGGCCGGGTTCGTGGTGGCCTCCGCCGACTACCGCCTGACGGACGTTGCCACTTTTCCCGCCCAGCTGCTGGATGCCAAGGCAGCGGTCCGCTGGCTCCGCACCCACGCCGCTGAGTACGGGGTGGATCCGCGCCGGATCTACGCCTGGGGCGACTCGGCAGGCGGCCACCTTGCCGCCCTCCTCGGCCTGACCGCCGGAGCCGCGGAATTCGCTGAGCCGGAGGGCGCCCTGGAGGCTGACGGGGACGACCATGTTGCCGGGGTCGTGGCCTGGTACCCGCCCACCGATCTGGAACGGATGGGTGAACAGGCCAGGCCGGACGCCGTGGCGCGCGCTAATGACCCCGGCTCGCGTGAGGCGCTGCTGCTCGGCGCCCAGCCGGCCGCCGCCCCGGACAAAGCCAGGGCGGCCAGCCCCCTCAGCTACGTGCATCCGGACGCGCCGCCCTTCCTCCTCATCCACGGGACGGCGGACCGGTTCGTCCCCGTGGAGCAGTCCGCCGGGCTGGCCGAGGCGCTGGAAGGCGCCGGTGCCGCCGTCGAACTTCTCCTGCTGGAGGACGCGGACCATATGTGGCAACTGCCAGACGGCAGCAGCGCCGCGGCAGGGCAGGCAGCTGCCGCCACCATCGATTTCCTTTGCCGCCAGGCAAAGCAGCACTGA